The Dreissena polymorpha isolate Duluth1 chromosome 2, UMN_Dpol_1.0, whole genome shotgun sequence nucleotide sequence CGCGTGGACGACATTTTACATTCTATGTATGCGTTTTAAATCGCGCTTCACGaaagatataataaattattaacaaaGTTAATAATGCGATGATATCGGCGGGACTTGAGCTCGTCACTCTCTGGATTAAAATCGTTGGCGTTTTCAAAAAAATCCGTGTACATTTACTGTAAACTTTAATTTTCTTATATGCGTGTTTTTATACTATACAAAGATCTATAAATTATATGCATTGATCTGGACGTTTTGTTTACAATGACAAACGTGCTGGATTAGTTCTATCTGTCTTTAAATAGGTCTTTACTTAGGAATCATGTCACTTTGCGCTTTAACCTGTTTACACGATACCGCGGAAGGGAAGTTGAGTTTCGCAAATTACAAGAGCcgcgatctgggaaaacggggcgtaatgcatgtgcggaaaatATTCCTCCCTAattagcatatgcggactgcaaaggtcaatctgggatgacacttactgacgcacatgcattaagcccggttttcccagagatATATTCTCTATGTTAGCTTAGTTAACTAATAATAGCCCAAAGATCTGTAGATCGCATTACATTGCTCATTACGTTCACGTTATCGCTGTGTATCGCTGTGTAGTAACCACCAAACAACTTCCTCTACCATTTGTAATTCTTTTGATATAAGGGTCGTAGGAGAGGAAGGCCTTTTTCCATTCGCTTTTTCTAGagataaaaacttaaaaaatgttagCATAACTAAGTTTAGATCTGATCTTTGTAGATTAAGGATTTCTTCCCATAGATTAGAAGTAGAATCAGGCAGAATGCACAAAACTGAAGCCATACCATTTCAagatagaaaatgtcaacattgcaatgttcttggggatgaatatcattttttattagaatgctctttatatgatgatattaggaaattgtatatgaataaatattactggaaaagaccaaacatgaccaaatttattgaaataatgcaatcggataatataagtaccaacagaaacttagctatgtatgtacataaagcatttagttaaagaaacctgtataaacgttattatgattaattgtataaaatgcattacccaaacttgacttctcgctctcTACTAGAatcgtctttgttgtttttgatgttatcGTTTACAGCATTGATTGTTAAATAGCTTCTAAATGTTGTAATCTAAAAATAATGTgtcctagaccttttcatgtattgatactttatttaacaacttatggaattaaatactgatcacatgtcatgcctttatatatgttactttGTTTttatcatgtatactcatggacggtttgtctattgtatatattgaataaaccatcTCGATAAATAATAAAGATAGGCCGACAAAAAATTATACCTTAAGAGGCGAGGGGGTCTTTCGCGGCTGTGTTAACATCATTTATTGTATTGTGATGCGAGTAGTTTAGGTAACGGAGGGTAAATTGATTGAAGTAAAGCTTCTCGCAAAAATGAGCAACAAAATCGTTTCGAGCAACCATagtatgtataaaataaaattgcaaaacaTAGGCACGGTTGAACGTACAACCAAGTGGCTAGTGCGCGATACTTGCGTGtatgcatttttgtttaataaaagcATGTTTCTGTGTGTATATATATTCAGTTAAAACTTGGTATTGTTTTAACTACACTAGTTAAGTGTTGTGAACCatttctgtttgcatttaaaacagAGAAAATAAGCGCAATGAATCAGTATATACTTCGTTTGCCGAATATCATATGAAAAGAGTTTGTGTCCACGCGGCTTTTTACAAATAATCTTTGTTAATTTCATTTGCAATTAAATATCTAATagtaacacaattttacaataatatatcCCTTTCTAGGCCCAAACCAGACACCGTGAAGTAACCATTAGGCTATCGAATGGATGAGTTATGAACGCATTATACGTGCATATATACAATCTTTTTAAATATCGATGCCAATTATTAATGGTATTTACTATCAATATTAAGAATCGGCTACAGCGATTTTAACGGAATATACGCATAGGGCAAGACTTAATATATCGTTTAATATAAAAGATAACGAAGAGATTTTGATTGTTATATGCATACTTGGATTATGTTGTGGGTATGGCCTGCTGTTGTGTGAACATTGTCTcgtcaaaatacatgtaaagcaaAGTTTTGCATACCACAAACCATATATGCCATGAGTACACATGTGCTTTGAGAGGTATCATGTTTAACCGTTCATATCCGGCTAACATTGTGACGGCGACCCAAAAGAAGGTGCGAACGCAGAAAGGCGCCACAGGTAAACCAATGACGATTTAAGTCCTGGACTCCGTGAGCCttctttcaacatatttaaagttATCGCCGTGGTCGTCGTTCTTGCTGAGAATGTTAATTGATTACACGATCGGTTAAGGCTTGCGTTCGACCGGTGATGTCCAGGATTTGAAATCAAGCCCCTCGACTTCTTTGTTTAATGAAAGCTTTAAAGGTTTATTACCATTGACCCCAATCTTTGTAATGAGACGTCAATACACTTTCATTCAATTCTGGTCAGTATACAGCTTACCGTAATTACTccgttttcggacactctaagttttctgacacccctttttttagcaaaaataattatgtttcgtGACTCTAAATTATCGGATACACGAGTTTTGTCCGTAagtaatgtctctaagttttcggacagtatattgtgcagcgctattttaccaaatttttgttttcgatatctaataacacttcgatcatggggttttacaaccagattaacaccataaaacatggcaggtgcctGCAttcctgagggcaacggaccattacatttgcttcattgggtaaataaccttgtaaaccggtattaaacaatggtttcgcccgatagcataccGGTAAGCGttgtgacaattaccaggggttgtgccaattaacagttcaattatctaccgcaattgtactaccccttctcagtaaaataactgtgacaaatactaaacgcttcaaagtgtgatgcacccttttgcaaattttaagaacaacaatggaaggtgttagccaacaactatcggaaatgaacaaacaaagaattcatagtttgctttttttattgcgttaattacaggttcatactagcgagtatcggtacataacatgctcatctttgaactcgttggtcaaaatacaaccttgtagtaactgtctgtcaaataaattaagcattaaaaattatttaaaacgcagtgCAAACATAtgtaactgtaatttatactacatGGCATGGTATTTTTTCAAGCGcttgctattaccggtagtcgttgatacaattgacgctattttcggacattTTAATTTTTGAATCTAAGTTTCgaacacctgtattttgtgaatatttttcgtatctaattTTTTGGACacgaaaaaataaacatttttaagtgtccgaaaacatagagttattacggtatgcAAAAATGTGCTCCGTTATCACGGTTGGTGGAGCGCTGCGCTACAAATTGATGATCGTAGGTTCGATTCACGGCTTGGCATATAGCTACATAAGTATGTACATTTTGTCCTAGTAAATCATATAATCCATGACAGTGCGAGTTGGTAAACTGATCGCCGTAAGTATactgaaatactgctgaaaacgAGTGAAAATCCTACAAACTAACAAAGAAATGAAATCCTATAAACAACGTTTAATTACTCCGAGGAACATTATGTCGTGAATAGTATACACATTGTATTTGTTTACTGGACAGTTGTAGCCCAGAAATAGTTTAAGCTAGCATGGTTTGCGAATTCCAATGTCGGAAACATTTTCACAGTAACACTTTTATCTTACAAAAATATCGGAACAGACCTGGCTCAGTGTGTACTGGTTCACGTTGAAAATGAGCAGATGAGAATATTCACAAGCGAACTATTCTTAAAATTTTCCCTGAAAAAAATACTGGATAAAATGCAGTTGCCTCATTTTCCGACCGTCTTCTAGAATTTACACGTTAGTCTGTCTGATTTTATGTTCGTCCGTTTTCTTCTGTGGAGAAGTTTTTACAAACGTGCGATCACAATTCAACGAACCACTATGGGAAATGTTAGTTCCAAGTGGATTACTGCACCAGGATAGGAATCTCCGCTTTAACTATATATCTCAGTTCTAATTCTGTATATGTTTGCTTTGTTTAATATTGCGATATAGCGCGGGGAATAGTTCTGCAACTATTGGCCAGAATTAAATGAAACATCATGTAAAGCTTAATGACCACTTTTTGCACTAAAACCTTTGCCATGATTTTTCTCAAAGAATGCTACTCGGACTATTTCCTTCTGAAATAATTATGGATTTTGAATGTCTGTCCAGTCAATTGCAATACTAATTATGGATTTTGAATGTCTGTCCAGTCAATTGCAATACTAATTATGGATTTTGAATGTCTGTCCAGTCAATTGCAATACTAATTATGGATTTTGAATGTCTGTCCAGTCAATTGCAATACTGTTTTGTTTTGGCAAATTTTGATTGCAGTATACACATTGTTTCCACTCATTGTGCTCTTGTACATCTGGAAAGTATTGATTAACGATGCGGAACGTTTATAAGTTCTAAACTGCATGAagacaattacaattatgtacaTTAATTAACAGCATTCCTTAAATCGACATAAAATGAAAGCACACGTGACTTGTGTGGCAATTCGATTGTCAGTAATCCAAATTAGCAAAGCGTATCGAAAGTTTCTTTTCGGCCAACTGTTAATGGTATGTCGCGGTTTAGATTCTGACCACTTATTGGACATTGAAAACAAGGCATTGTACAACGCGTAAATTGGCTATTATTACCACTTGGTGATCAAATCTTCTGCAAGTATATGGATATGTACCTCCGGATTTTGAAAGATCGTCATGAGAAACCATGTGCATGAGAGATAGATATATGTCATTTCGGATATTACTGTTTCTTCAGACCATCATATCGCCAggtaatatgtatatatattcctGTAAAGTGggcttttaaattgatttttttttttaaagttgtttcagattcgccaattttcgttttagttatgatatttgtgaggaaagaataatactgaacattaaccctGCTCTAACATATCCATTACATtcatcttttgaagatttgaaaacttcaaaattataaagcgttgcaacgcgaaacgattgaataatttggaaagttctgttgctgtcgttatattttgagaaactacgagaattgcttatataaagtaaaaaatatattgcaTCTTAGCATGAGAACGGATTGCccagtggtctaagcggaagacttttaAATCCAGAACTCcagcggtcagtggttcgagcccagtggagggtcacatttttatttgtttaattatattcttgtttttttttttactggagatttgtatgtccaatatttcaatttatcaatataaagcatttaatgacaaacttcaatacatgcaaaaatctgtgaaaaggcccctttaacccctGAACGATACTTAACGGATGGTAATGAATCAGTATATTAAGAAACATTAGTTGACAACAATAAGACTCACATATTGTTTTACCTTTGTATTTGCCTACTTTTCTGTGTAACGCCCAGTTCTAAAAATGGTACCTTTTTGTTATGGTCGAATAAGCAGTAGAGGTGACTATGTCATCAGTCATTTATATGAGTCACACTATTGACACGTACATATTATTATCAATTCATGAAAGGTCTGTAGTGGTGATTATTTGGATCGTTATAAATATATGGAATAGATAACCTAGCCAGTGCAAGGACAGACGCGTTAATCTAAAAGGCAAATGTGTTCGACTCATGGGCAAATTAAGCTGGTATTGATAaactatattgaaataaaaaaaatgtaggaGAATACTGTCATTTAAAGAATATATTCATAAGATATGATACTGCGATCCTGCGCCGGATGCGTCCAGGCTTTGGACCAAAGCTTGTAATGAcaggaatatataattaacatgttctAATCAAGGGAGAGTTGATTTATACCTCTATCAATTTAAAAAGGTGTCGAGGGTATTCTGAAGTGCTCCCAATGTGAGTCCAGCGCCGGCGGAAGTTGCGTCCTGCGCGCGCCGACGCCGACACCGTGTCGTCAGTTGGATGCCTCCAATGGCGGACCGGTCAACTGCATGATAGCCACACATCTGAATAGCAACGGTAAGAAATGCACCTCGTAAATATGAAGCTCAATGATTCCCCATGTTAGTTATAACATCGACAATGATAATGCTTATCTGATGAATTTGCCCTctaaatgaattaaaatatttaagtagTATACGTACATAACTAAATATGCGTCGTTTACGTATTCATATGTATTCGCATGGAACAATGTAATTACTTCGTACTAGGCTTCTCCATAATGAAAAAGGCGAGTGATGTATACGTAAGATacgataaatatttttatattaagtgTTAATACTGTTAAAGTCACATATACCATCGATATCAAACAACCTCAAAATAAATGCACATTTTGGCCTATTACAGGCACGACGATCAGCTTCGTTCGCGGCTGCACCGTGGCCCGCGTGGCTTCCGGTTGCATGCCTCAGGGTTCCGGCTCCCGTCTCTGTTATCAAACATGCTCCTCCGACGGATGCAACACGGACCGAGCCCTTAGACCAGACATACACCCAACATGTTTATTAGTGTTCTTGATCATTTCATTTGTGTTTAAAtgtacttaaatatattttaaatgttttagaaaattttacaaaagtgtATTTGTAAACCTCACAATTAACACAAAGAACATGTATTGACATCTGacttatacaaatatttaaataaaatggatgtTCAAATGTAATTGAAAATGAACCTTTTTGACTTTTTAAACTTGAG carries:
- the LOC127866323 gene encoding omega-scoloptoxin(05)-Ssm1a-like, encoding MCMRDRYMSFRILLFLQTIISPGVEGILKCSQCESSAGGSCVLRAPTPTPCRQLDASNGGPVNCMIATHLNSNGTTISFVRGCTVARVASGCMPQGSGSRLCYQTCSSDGCNTDRALRPDIHPTCLLVFLIISFVFKCT